Proteins from a single region of Streptomyces glaucescens:
- the tsaD gene encoding tRNA (adenosine(37)-N6)-threonylcarbamoyltransferase complex transferase subunit TsaD, which translates to MTDSRDEPLVLGIETSCDETGVGIVRGTTLLADAVASSVDEHARFGGVVPEVASRAHLEAMVPTIDRALKEAGVSARDLDGIAVTAGPGLAGALLVGVSAAKAYAYALGKPLYGVNHLASHICVDQLEHGPLPEPTMALLVSGGHSSLLLSSDITSDVRPMGATIDDAAGEAFDKIARVLNLGFPGGPVIDRYAREGDPEAIAFPRGLTGPRDPAYDFSFSGLKTAVARWIEAKRAAGEEVPVRDVAASFQEAVVDVLTRKAVRACKDEGVDHLMIGGGVAANSRLRALAQERCERAGIRLRVPRPKLCTDNGAMVAALGAEMVARGRAASSWDLSADSSLPVTDPHVPGHHHDHVHEAGEENLYA; encoded by the coding sequence ATGACTGACTCACGCGACGAGCCTCTCGTACTCGGCATCGAGACCTCCTGCGACGAGACCGGTGTCGGCATCGTCCGCGGCACCACGCTGCTCGCCGACGCCGTCGCCTCCAGCGTCGACGAGCACGCCCGCTTCGGCGGTGTCGTCCCCGAGGTCGCCTCCCGCGCCCACCTGGAGGCGATGGTGCCCACCATCGACCGCGCGCTGAAGGAGGCCGGGGTCAGCGCCAGGGACCTCGACGGCATCGCCGTCACCGCCGGTCCCGGCCTCGCGGGCGCCCTGCTGGTCGGCGTGTCCGCGGCCAAGGCCTACGCCTACGCGCTCGGCAAGCCGCTCTACGGCGTCAACCACCTCGCCTCGCACATCTGCGTCGACCAGCTGGAGCACGGCCCGCTGCCCGAGCCGACGATGGCGCTGCTGGTCTCCGGCGGGCACTCCTCGCTGCTGCTGTCCTCCGACATCACCTCCGACGTCCGCCCGATGGGCGCGACCATCGACGACGCGGCCGGCGAGGCCTTCGACAAGATCGCCCGGGTGCTGAACCTGGGCTTCCCCGGCGGCCCGGTCATCGACCGCTACGCCCGCGAGGGCGACCCGGAGGCGATCGCCTTCCCACGCGGGCTCACCGGCCCGCGCGACCCGGCGTACGACTTCTCCTTCTCCGGCCTGAAGACGGCCGTGGCCCGCTGGATCGAGGCCAAGCGGGCCGCCGGCGAGGAGGTGCCGGTGCGCGATGTCGCGGCGTCCTTCCAGGAGGCGGTCGTGGACGTGCTCACCCGCAAGGCCGTGCGCGCCTGCAAGGACGAGGGCGTCGACCACCTGATGATCGGCGGCGGCGTCGCCGCCAACTCCCGGCTGCGGGCCCTCGCCCAGGAGCGCTGCGAGCGGGCCGGCATCCGGCTGCGGGTGCCGCGCCCCAAGCTGTGCACCGACAACGGCGCCATGGTGGCCGCCCTCGGCGCGGAGATGGTCGCCCGGGGCCGGGCCGCCTCCAGCTGGGACCTGTCCGCCGACTCCTCCCTGCCGGTGACCGACCCGCACGTCCCCGGACACCACCACGACCACGTGCACGAGGCCGGCGAGGAGAACCTGTACGCGTGA
- the rimI gene encoding ribosomal protein S18-alanine N-acetyltransferase, translating into MRWWDIDPVLELERALFPEDAWSRGMFWSELAHARGPEATRRYLVAEDGGQDGGGRIVGYAGLASAGETADVQTIAVAREHWGTGLGARLLSELLRAATAFECAEVMLECRVDNVRAQKLYERFGFEPIGFRRGYYQPGNVDALVMRLTTLPDSAPAAGAPSAQGTQTHD; encoded by the coding sequence ATGCGCTGGTGGGACATCGACCCCGTACTCGAACTGGAGCGGGCCCTCTTCCCCGAGGACGCCTGGTCGCGAGGCATGTTCTGGTCCGAACTGGCGCACGCTCGCGGCCCCGAGGCGACCCGGCGGTACCTCGTCGCCGAGGACGGCGGGCAGGACGGCGGCGGCCGGATCGTCGGCTACGCCGGACTCGCCTCCGCCGGTGAGACCGCCGACGTCCAGACCATCGCCGTCGCCCGCGAGCACTGGGGCACCGGCCTCGGCGCCCGGCTGCTGAGCGAACTCCTGCGGGCCGCGACCGCCTTCGAGTGCGCCGAGGTGATGCTGGAGTGCCGCGTGGACAACGTGCGCGCGCAGAAGCTGTACGAGCGCTTCGGCTTCGAGCCCATCGGCTTCCGGCGCGGCTACTACCAGCCCGGCAACGTGGACGCCCTGGTGATGCGCCTGACCACCCTGCCTGACAGCGCCCCCGCCGCCGGCGCCCCCTCCGCACAAGGAACCCAGACCCATGACTGA
- the tsaB gene encoding tRNA (adenosine(37)-N6)-threonylcarbamoyltransferase complex dimerization subunit type 1 TsaB: MLLLALDTATPAVTVALHDGTDVIASSSQVDARRHGELLLPAVDRVLTEAGLALDAVTGIVVGTGPGPYTGLRVGLMTADTFGLALGVPVHGVCTLDGLAYAADLEGPFVVATDARRKEVYWARYADSRTRVTGPAVDRPADIAAQVADLPAVGAGALLYPDVFPRAHEPEHVSAAALASLAARRLAAGEELPAPRPLYLRRPDAQVPKNYKVVTPK; encoded by the coding sequence GTGCTCTTGCTCGCTCTGGATACCGCCACCCCCGCCGTCACCGTCGCCCTGCACGACGGCACGGACGTCATCGCCTCGTCCAGCCAGGTGGACGCGCGCCGGCACGGCGAGTTGCTGCTGCCCGCCGTCGACCGGGTGCTCACCGAGGCCGGGCTCGCGCTCGACGCCGTGACCGGCATCGTCGTCGGCACCGGTCCCGGTCCCTACACCGGGCTGCGCGTCGGCCTGATGACCGCCGACACCTTCGGCCTGGCCCTCGGCGTCCCCGTGCACGGCGTGTGCACCCTCGACGGGCTCGCCTACGCCGCCGACCTGGAAGGCCCCTTCGTCGTGGCCACGGACGCCCGCCGCAAGGAGGTCTACTGGGCCAGGTACGCCGACTCCCGCACCCGGGTGACCGGCCCGGCCGTCGACCGGCCCGCCGACATCGCCGCACAGGTCGCCGACCTGCCCGCGGTCGGCGCCGGCGCGCTGCTCTACCCGGACGTCTTCCCCCGCGCGCACGAGCCCGAGCACGTCTCCGCCGCCGCGCTCGCCTCCCTGGCCGCCCGCAGACTGGCCGCCGGTGAGGAACTGCCCGCCCCCCGGCCGCTGTACCTGCGCCGGCCCGACGCCCAGGTCCCCAAGAACTACAAGGTGGTCACCCCCAAGTGA
- a CDS encoding L,D-transpeptidase yields the protein MASSSAGFVTGLTTAAMVTVGYLAYQASANVPADLAQPRAGKPAAAVSKAPRDVRHPAALPAGSGRGERVVYSLADDRVWLVAPGDKVLRTFAVTPGTVDPETGVYAVTSRSNRITGTDGALIEHVVRFADADGVTIGFSAAVDGSTMPPDRRTRAGGIRASRADGDAMWDFATIGQKVVVIR from the coding sequence GTGGCCAGCAGCAGTGCCGGGTTCGTGACCGGGCTGACGACGGCGGCGATGGTGACGGTCGGGTACCTCGCCTACCAGGCGTCGGCGAACGTTCCGGCCGACCTGGCGCAGCCGCGGGCCGGCAAGCCCGCGGCGGCCGTGTCGAAGGCGCCGCGTGACGTGCGGCACCCGGCGGCGCTGCCGGCCGGCTCGGGCCGGGGCGAGCGGGTCGTGTACTCGCTGGCCGACGACCGGGTGTGGCTGGTGGCCCCGGGCGACAAGGTGCTGCGCACCTTCGCCGTCACACCGGGCACGGTGGACCCGGAGACCGGCGTCTACGCCGTCACGTCACGCTCGAACCGGATCACCGGCACGGACGGCGCCCTCATCGAGCACGTGGTCCGCTTCGCCGACGCGGACGGTGTGACGATCGGTTTCAGCGCGGCGGTGGACGGCTCCACCATGCCCCCGGACCGGCGCACCCGCGCCGGCGGGATCCGGGCGTCCCGCGCCGACGGGGACGCGATGTGGGACTTCGCGACGATCGGCCAGAAGGTCGTCGTCATCCGATAG